One Anolis carolinensis isolate JA03-04 chromosome 4, rAnoCar3.1.pri, whole genome shotgun sequence DNA window includes the following coding sequences:
- the LOC103278754 gene encoding trace amine-associated receptor 13c, which yields MLRNSSSGGPNCTDCSQDFAADVSKVLLMVILIVGIILGNFLSLLVFLHIKQFRTSQGYLKASLALADLAVGLIVVPYSVYREVNGLSSGMKQESDQSEQLACFITGPIFAGCTFVSIITIFLLSVERSIAVMKPLQRKAVITKRRTVWFIAASWAIGFSLAVIPLISTPNITFQYNSCSKMCNYFFPPDKLPQSHWNVMLLYPVFDFSLLTGTFAVNATTFAALHRYCKMRKQLGEEPQSGNQLSFSDITAAKTIGLLTVAYYISFLPVAVFVVGSVVGYLWCQFSFYAFWILTSNSCWNVAIYSVWDPKFRHGVRELFSKQGLLSASQPPSHSLERHSSAPPCVAVLKEMFRPERSS from the coding sequence ATGTTGAGAAACAGCAGCAGCGGAGGCCCCAATTGCACGGACTGCAGCCAGGATTTTGCCGCGGACGTCAGCAAGGTGCTCCTCATGGTGATCTTGATCGTGGGCATCATTCTTGGAAACTTCTTGAGCCTCTTAGTTTTCCTCCACATCAAGCAATTCAGGACTTCCCAAGGTTACCTGAAGGCCTCTTTGGCCCTGGCAGACTTGGCGGTGGGGCTCATAGTAGTGCCTTACTCGGTTTACAGGGAGGTGAATGGGTTGTCCTCTGGGATGAAGCAAGAGAGCGACCAGTCTGAACAGCTGGCCTGCTTCATCACTGGCCCCATCTTTGCAGGCTGCACTTTTGTCTCCATCATCACCATCTTTTTGCTTTCGGTGGAGAGAAGCATAGCAGTGATGAAGCCCTTGCAAAGGAAAGCAGTGATCACCAAGCGCAGGACCGTTTGGTTCATTGCTGCCTCTTGGGCCATCGGTTTCTCCTTGGCAGTAATACCTCTCATTTCCACCCCTAATATCACCTTCCAGTACAACTCCTGCAGCAAGATGTGCAACTATTTCTTTCCTCCGGACAAGCTACCTCAATCCCATTGGAATGTCATGCTGCTGTACCCGGTCTTTGACTTCTCCCTTTTGACTGGCACCTTTGCTGTCAATGCAACCACCTTTGCTGCCCTCCACCGATACTGCAAAATGCGGAAGCAACTAGGCGAAGAGCCTCAGAGTGGCAACCAACTCTCTTTCTCAGACATCACAGCTGCCAAGACCATCGGCCTCCTGACCGTTGCCTACTACATTTCTTTCTTGCCTGTTGCTGTATTTGtggtgggttctgtggtgggctaTCTGTGGTGCCAGTTTTCTTTTTATGCGTTCTGGATTCTCACTTCCAATAGCTGTTGGAACGTGGCCATCTACAGTGTTTGGGACCCCAAGTTCCGGCATGGGGttcgagagctgttcagcaagcAGGGGCTGTTATCTGCCTCCCAGCCCCCCAGCCACTCCTTGGAAAGGCACAGTTCTGCCCCTCCCTGCGTTGCCGTCCTGAAAGAGATGTTCCGCCCAGAGAGAAGTTCATGA